A region of Rattus rattus isolate New Zealand chromosome 7, Rrattus_CSIRO_v1, whole genome shotgun sequence DNA encodes the following proteins:
- the Zc2hc1c gene encoding zinc finger C2HC domain-containing protein 1C yields MAGLQLAPHLPVGVMFPHNKTEAHGLHSAKHDPYEQSDSPQRSSMGHLRTTFQHKLWSNTQLEQEDDISTHPKRNICRKARRHSCPHSAGISQQGSGNNAQGQGKGLFYLSSPTPRYPKANDQDFIPFRKKRVGVDRAYPLKPMVHRKSHSTSETGIDGDQNGYPRLPDSSEFSDSSFGLRSWVNPSLLASPQAEKVMAQLHRTEWTQIQRLEAAGESLQKEIRRKEILLREKLKKTEEGLRRIQREKKQAIFQEDRELQRMVLPRRRVRDGDLNTTHNPCLSPELRSEVFSRNRGEDQTCEQAQENSSPLQLSDYEIQRLKRERLMVSNNKIRDRDSGLSADTFSQPAEDLGDELQASSLSGTPGSSGSSSSTEEQELGKCSHCGRSFLSLRLQRHSTVCGKMQGSKRKVFDSSRARAKGTELEQYLNWRGPATDKAEPPPRKSTWRQKHESFIRTLRHARQVQQVIARGGNPSDLPSILPAENPDYVQCPHCSRHFAPKVAERHIPKCKTIKNRPPPPRRHDS; encoded by the exons ATGGCTGGTCTCCAGTTGGCTCCACATCTGCCTGTGGGCGTTATGTTCCCACATAATAAAACAGAAGCTCATGGGCTCCACTCCGCTAAGCACGACCCTTATGAACAAAGTGACTCTCCCCAGCGGTCCTCCATGGGACATTTGAGGACTACTTTCCAGCACAAGCTTTGGAGCAACACACAGCTGGAGCAAGAGGATGACATCTCCACCCACCCCAAAAGGAACATCTGCAGGAAAGCCCGGAGGCACTCCTGTCCCCACAGTGCAGGAATCAGCCAGCAAGGCTCAGGAAACAATGCCCAGGGccaaggaaagggtttgttttactTGTCTAGCCCGACACCCCGGTATCCCAAAGCAAATGACCAGGACTTCATTCCATTTAGGAAGAAACGAGTTGGCGTGGATCGGGCATACCCACTGAAACCCATGGTCCACCGGAAGTCACATAGTACAAGCGAAACAGGCATTGACGGGGACCAGAATGGCTACCCAAGGCTCCCTGACTCCAGCGAGTTTTCGGACAGCAGCTTTGGGTTAAGGAGCTGGGTGAATCCCTCTCTCCTTGCTTCCCCGCAGGCAGAGAAGGTCATGGCACAGCTCCATAGGACAGAGTGGACACAGATCCAAAGGCTAGAAGCTGCAGGCGAGAGTTTACAGAAGGAAATCCGAAGAAAGGAGATTCTCCTACGAGAAAAGctaaagaagacagaggagggtCTTCGAAGGAttcagagggaaaagaaacaggCCATTTTCCAGGAAGACAGGGAGCTACAAAGGATGGTATTACCTAGGAGGCGGGTTAGAGATGGTGACCTCAACACCACGCACAACCCCTGCTTATCCCCAGAGTTGAGATCCGAGGTGTTCAGTAGAAACAGGGGAGAGGATCAAACTTGTGAACAGGCTCAGGAAAACTCTAGTCCACTACAGCTCTCTGATTATGAAATCCAGAGGCTCAAAAGGGAAAGGCTGATGGTAAGTAACAATAAAATCCGAGACAGAGACTCAGGACTGTCAGCAGACACATTCTCTCAACCTGCAGAGGATCTGGGCGATGAACTGCAGGCATCGAGTTTGTCCGGAACACCAGGGTCCTCAGGGTCCAGCTCCTCCACAGAAGAGCAAGAGTTGGGCAAATGCAGCCACTGTGGACGCTCGTTTCTTTCCCTCAGGCTGCAGAGACACTCCACCGTCTGTGGCAAGATGCAGGGTTCCAAAAGAAAAGTGTTTGACTCCTCCAGGGCCCGGGCGAAGGGCACAGAACTAGAGCAGTACTTGAACTGGAGGGGGCCAGCCACAGACAAG GCTGAGCCTCCTCCTCGGAAGAGCACCTGGAGACAGAAGCACGAGTCTTTTATCCGTACCCTCCGGCATGCACGACAGGTCCAGCAGGTAATCGCCAGAGGTGGCAATCCCTCAGACCTGCCTTCCATCTTGCCTGCAGAAAACCCAGACTACGTGCAGTGTCCTCATTGCAGCCGCCACTTTGCTCCCAAGGTGGCTGAACGCCACATACCAAAGTGTAAGACCATCAAGAACCGTCCTCCACCTCCAAGGAGGCATGACAGCTGA